GCCGCTGCCCTCACCGCCGCCCGGGCCCTGCTTCCTGACGTGGTGCTGATGGATGTCCGCATGCCCGGCGCCGACGGCATCGAAGCCACCCGGCGGCTCAACGAACTGGGGCTCGATCCCACGCCGCGGGTGATCGTCCTCACCACGTTCGACCTCGACCGGCACGTCTACGACGCCCTCCGCGCCGGAGCGTGCGGGTTCCTCACCAAGGACGTGGCCCGCGGTCAGCTGATCGACGCCGTCCGCGTCGCCGCCGCTGGTGGGACCCTGCTCGCCCCGACGGTCACGCGGCGGCTCATCGAGCACTTCACCTCGGGGCCGCCACCAGGACCAGGGCGTCCCGCCGCCCTCGAGACCCTGACCGACCGGGAGGTCGACGTCCTTCGGTCCGTGGCCGGCGGCGGGAGCAACGCCGACGTGGCCAGGGCTCTCTTTCTCAGCGAGGCCACCGTGAAGACCCACCTCAACCGCCTGCTCACCAAGCTGGGCCTCGGCAACCGCACCCAAGCCGTCGTCCTGGCGTACGAGGTCGGCCTCGTCCAACCCGGCCGGGGGGACGCTTCCACCGGTACGTGACTACCGCCCCCTGCTGTCGACGCAGCGCCGACCTGCTCGGCGACATGCAGACCCAGCGGGTGCAGGCACCGCTAGAACCTGGCCCCGGTGCCTGGTCCCCCTTATCCATCTCGCTGTCAGCCCTCGACGCTGCGGACCACGCGTGCCGGGTTGCCCACCGCCACGACGCCGGCCGGCAGGTCCTTGGTGACCACCGCCCCGGCGCCCACCACGGTGTTCTCGCCGATCGTCACGCCCGGGCAGACGACGACGCCGCCTCCCAGCCACACGTTGTCGCCGATGGTGATGGGCTGTGCGGCCTCCCACTTTTGTCGCCGCGGCTCCGGCTCGACGGGGTGCGTGGGGGTGAGCAGCTGGACGTTCGGGCCCATCTGGACGTCGTCGCCGATCGTGATGGGGGCGACGTCGAGCGCGACCAGGCCGTAGTTGGCGAAGCAGCGCGCACCCACCGTGATGTGCGTGCCGTAGTCGACGTAGAACGGCGGGCGGATCTCGGTGCCCTCGCCCACACCCCCCAGAAGCGCCTCCAGGAGCCGGCGGCGCAGCGGGCCCTGGCGGACGGTGGTCGCGTTGTACGCCGCCATGAGGTCCACGGCGACGGCGTACTGCTCGACCAGCTCGGGGTCGTCGGCGATGTAGGGGTCCCCGGCGAGCATGCGCTCGCGCATGGTGCGGGTGTCGTCGGTGGGTGTGGTCATGCCACGAACGTATCCAGTGCGGCGGGCCAGGTCATCCGCGGGCCGCCGGCGGTGCGCGGACGCGTGACCTGCGCTCGCTAGGATCGGGGGGTCC
This window of the Georgenia yuyongxinii genome carries:
- a CDS encoding response regulator, whose amino-acid sequence is MIRVLIVDDQALVRSGLRLILEAQADLVVVGEAEDAAAALTAARALLPDVVLMDVRMPGADGIEATRRLNELGLDPTPRVIVLTTFDLDRHVYDALRAGACGFLTKDVARGQLIDAVRVAAAGGTLLAPTVTRRLIEHFTSGPPPGPGRPAALETLTDREVDVLRSVAGGGSNADVARALFLSEATVKTHLNRLLTKLGLGNRTQAVVLAYEVGLVQPGRGDASTGT
- a CDS encoding sugar O-acetyltransferase; this translates as MTTPTDDTRTMRERMLAGDPYIADDPELVEQYAVAVDLMAAYNATTVRQGPLRRRLLEALLGGVGEGTEIRPPFYVDYGTHITVGARCFANYGLVALDVAPITIGDDVQMGPNVQLLTPTHPVEPEPRRQKWEAAQPITIGDNVWLGGGVVVCPGVTIGENTVVGAGAVVTKDLPAGVVAVGNPARVVRSVEG